A single genomic interval of Lathyrus oleraceus cultivar Zhongwan6 chromosome 7, CAAS_Psat_ZW6_1.0, whole genome shotgun sequence harbors:
- the LOC127101670 gene encoding uncharacterized protein LOC127101670 has translation MAPSFSSSSFPLRWESTGDQWWYATPIDLAAANGLYDLVLELLHLDTNLLIKLTSLRRIRRLETVWDDESQFEDVAKCRSYVARKLMVECEKTARGENSLVGSGYGGWLLYTAASAGDLEFVRELLRRDSLLVFGEGEYGVTDMFYAAARSKNSEVFNMILDFALLGKDCGGVELDEGGGGVFKREIVNRAIHAAARGGNWEILKKELILGSAFQILAYRDAQGCTVLHSAAGRGQVEVVRNLIVLSPDIIDSTDSQGNTALHVASYRGYLPVVEILVQASPSLTKLTNQNGDTFLHMAVYGFTSTDFCRLDKHTELMKRLLSTEKIANIEDIINFKNNVGRTAIHLAVIHDVQFDVVESMMSVASINLNIRDANGMTPLDYLKQRPRSKSSEVLIKRLISAGGISNCKDYITRNAIATHLKTRHGIQGSPGTSFRISDSKIFLYTCIENENSSDIANTDQASVESNAYSIEIEDYYESAAVSPSNSKTSSADSVAKRLKNLLKFKEFKDNDSVNSSPSSRKNNSKEFPISLRQRYSKQCSLPNNKRTLSIRTLFPSPSAKKYFATGLTQGVIKVNPQKEGSNLSHSSSNKQEHVETMGPSSCSGRQIDDGSTLQLNYNKERNFNKKLMNRYFSFGAQDQSLEDANSCTMSKHSSKRFGLVA, from the exons ATGGCaccttctttttcttcttcttcctttccTCTTCGTTGGGAGAGCACAGGAGATCAATGGTGGTATGCAACACCTATTGATTTAGCAGCTGCAAATGGTCTCTATGATTTAGTCCTTGAGCTTCTTCATCTTGATACAAATCTTCTcattaaactcacttctcttCGTCGAATTCGCCGACTCGAGACTGTGTGGGATGATGAATCTCAGTTTGAAGATGTTGCCAAGTGCAGGTCTTATGTTGCAAGGAAGCTTATGGTTGAGTGTGAGAAAACAGCAAGAGGAGAGAATTCTCTGGTTGGTAGTGGATATGGTGGTTGGCTTTTGTACACTGCTGCTTCTGCTGGTGATTTGGAGTTTGTTCGTGAATTGTTGAGAAGAGATTCTTTGTTGGTTTTTGGTGAAGGAGAGTATGGTGTTACTGATATGTTTTATGCTGCTGCTAGGAGTAAGAATTCTGAGGTGTTTAACATGATTCTTGATTTTGCGCTTCTAGGAAAAGATTGTGGTGGTGTTGAATTGGATGAAGGTGGTGGTGGAGTTTTCAAGAGGGAGATAGTGAATAGGGCTATTCATGCTGCTGCTAGAGGAGGAAATTGGGAAATACTGAAGAAGGAGCTTATTTTAGGAAGTGCTTTTCAGATTTTAGCTTATAGAGATGCTCAAGGATGTACTGTCCTGCATTCAGCTGCTGGAAGAGGACAGGTTGAG GTGGTAAGAAATCTAATTGTATTATCACCTGATATCATCGACTCAACTGATTCACAAGGCAATACAGCATTGCATGTAGCTTCTTACAGAGGTTACCTTCCTGTGGTAGAGATTCTAGTTCAAGCATCTCCTTCATTAACAAAGTTAACCAATCAAAATGGAGACACTTTTCTTCATATGGCAGTGTATGGTTTCACAAGTACTGATTTCTGCAGACTAGACAAACACACCGAACTCATGAAACGGTTATTATCAACCGAAAAGATCGCGAACATAGAAGACATAATCAATTTCAAGAACAATGTTGGAAGAACAGCGATTCACTTAGCTGTGATTCATGATGTCCAATTTGATGTAGTGGAATCAATGATGTCCGTTGCATCGATCAATCTTAATATCCGCGACGCGAATGGAATGACCCCTTTGGATTACTTGAAACAAAGACCAAGATCGAAATCTTCTGAAGTTTTAATCAAACGGTTGATTTCAGCTGGAGGAATCTCTAATTGTAAAGATTATATTACAAGAAACGCGATTGCGACTCATTTGAAAACTCGTCATGGTATTCAAGGTAGTCCTGGAACATCCTTTAGAATATCAGATTCTAAAATATTCTTATACACATGCATTGAGAACGAGAATTCATCTGATATCGCTAATACCGATCAAGCAAGTGTAGAATCAAATGCATACTCAATCGAAATAGAGGATTATTATGAGTCAGCTGCAGTTTCCCCGTCTAACAGCAAGACTAGTTCTGCCGATTCTGTTGCGAAACGTTTGAAGAATCTTCTCAAGTTCAAGGAATTCAAAGACAACGATTCTGTTAATAGTTCTCCAAGTTCAAGGAAAAACAATTCAAAAGAGTTTCCAATCTCGTTAAGGCAAAGATACTCGAAACAGTGTTCTCTTCCAAACAACAAAAGAACACTATCTATAAGGactttatttccatctccgtctGCGAAAAAATACTTCGCCACAGGCCTAACGCAAGGTGTAATCAAGGTAAATCCACAAAAAGAAGGGTCTAATTTATCTCATTCTTCGAGCAATAAGCAAGAACACGTCGAAACAATGGGCCCGTCTTCTTGTTCCGGCCGACAAATAGATGATGGGAGTACCCTACAGTTGAACTATAATAAGGAGAGAAACTTTAACAAGAAATTGATGAACAGATATTTTTCTTTTGGAGCACAAGATCAGAGTTTGGAAGATGCTAACAGTTGTACAATGTCGAAGCACAGTTCTAAGCGTTTCGGTTTAGTTGCATAA
- the LOC127102449 gene encoding uncharacterized protein LOC127102449, with protein MGQLATQIDNMQAQGSNQLPAQTVVSPRDSNANVPKYANFLKDLCTNKRRIKGSERVNLGKNISAFIQPKHSSEKVTGEKNVSTITQLLPQKQKIDAALQPDTFPTGEVVADEAVFAVDALDIPAAPNILSIEHPPSLELKQLPENLKYAYLETNEKLIVIISSNLDFDQEDKLLQVLKKHKKAIRWTLANLPGISPSMCMHRILLENGAKTVRQPQRRLNPLILDVVKKEVTKLLQEGVIYPIFDSKWVSPMQVVPKKSGLTVGIVLGHIISEKGISVDPAKIDVISTLPYPSCVHKIRSFLGHAGSKVVVFTDHAALKYLLKKPGAKPRLIRWMLLLQEFNVEIKDKSGAENLVGDHLSRIERDANPFPIQDDFPEEQLFLLHGITPWFADIVNFLVAGVFPTGASRSQIHKLKSDAKYYVWDDPHLWKFGSNQIIRRCVLDYEIESILKFSHASQVGGHFGPQRTARKVLDSGFYWPTVFKDAYETYRTCKECQIAVEIKSAGTNKTFKVNGQRLKLFHESSMTEDVSIEELSLEAPNYPAT; from the exons atgggacaacttgctactcaaataGATAACATGCAAGCCCAAGGGTCGAACCAGCTTCCAGCCCAAACAGTTGTCAGTCCAAGGgattctaatgctaat GTTCCTAAGTATGCAAATTTTCTGAAGGATTTGTGTACAAATAAGAGGAGGATTAAAGGAAGTGAGAGAGTTAACTTGGGAAAAAATATTTCTGCTTTTATTCAGCCCAAGCATTCATCTGAAAAAGTTACAGGCGAGAAAAATGTTTCAACCATCACTCAGCTCTTGCCACAAAAGCAGAAG attgatgctgccttgcagcCTGATACATTTCCTACAGGTGAAGTTGTTGCCGATGAAGCTGTTTTTGCAGTTGatgctcttgacatcccggctgccccaaacatTCTATCCATCGAGCACCCCCCGTCTTTAGAGCTGAAACAGCTCCCTGAAAACCTGAAATACgcttatttggagactaatgaaAAACTAATTGTTAttatttcttctaaccttgattttGATCAGGAAGACAAGCTTTTGCAAGTTTTAAAGAAGCACAAGAAGGCAATCAGGTGGACATTAGCCAACCTCCCAGGTATTAGTCCGTCGATGTGCATGCATAGGATATTACTTGAGAACGGAGCGAAAACAGTAAGGCAACCCCAAaggaggcttaatcctttgattcttgatgttgtgaagaAGGAGGTAACTAAACTCTTGCAAGAAGGTGTCATTTATCCTATCTTTGACAGTAAATGGGTAAGCCCAATGCAGGTTGTACCTAAGAAATCAGGACTCACAGTg GGAATTGTATTGGGTCACATAATTTCAGAAAAAGGAATTTCTGTTGACCCTGCTAAAATAGATGTGATTTCTACACTGCCTTACCCTTCTTGCGTTCACAAGATTcgttcttttcttggtcatgcag gttccaaggttgttgtttttactgACCATGCAGCACTAAAGTACTTGTTGAAGAAGCCGGGTGCAAAACCGAGATTGATTCGGTGGATGTTGTTGCTCCAAGAATTTAATGTAGAGATTAAAGACAAAAGTGGAGCTGAGAACTTAGTGGGTGACCACTTGAGCAGGATAGAGAGAGATGCAAATCCTTTTCCTATTCAGGATGACTTTCCTGAAGAGCAACTTTTTCTTTTGCATGGGATTACACCTTGGTTTGCTGACATTGTAAATTTTCTTGTTGCTGGTGTTTTTCCTACAGGTGCATCTAGATCACAGATTCACAAACTCAAGAGTGatgccaaatattatgtttgggatgatccacATCTTTGGAAGTTTGGTAGTAACCAGATAATTAGGAGATGTGTCCTCGACTATGAGATTGAatccattttgaaattttctCATGCATCTCAAGTCGGCGGACACTTTGGTCCGCAAAGGACTGCAAGAAAAGTCCTTGATTCAGGTTTCTATTGGCCAACTGTTTTTAAGGATGCTTATGAGACTTACCGCACTTGTAAAGAGTGTCAGATAGCAG tagaaataaaaagtgcAGGTACTAACAAGACTTTCAAAGTCAATGGACAACGCTTGAAGCTATTCCATGAAAGTTCAATGACTGAAGATGTCAGCATAGAGGAGCTTTCTTTGGAAGCACCTAACTACCCTGCAACTTGA